Proteins encoded by one window of Lutibacter sp. A64:
- a CDS encoding argininosuccinate synthase has translation MEKVVVAYSGGLDTSYCVKYLQNELNLEVHSVLVNTGGFSSEELKIVEAKAYDMGVKSHTNHSILDGYYEKAIKFMVYGNVLKNNTYPLSVSAERVFQAIEVVEYAKKINAKYIAHGSTGAGNDQVRFDMIFQTLAPDIEIISPIRDLKLSRKEEIDYLKKHGVDYPWSQAKYSINKGIWGTSIGGVETLTSHQALPEEAYPSQLEKTGPTDLKLHFEKGQLVGVNGEMDTPVNNILKVEAIASKYAIGRDIHVGDTIVGIKGRVGFEAAAATVIIKAHHLLEKHVLSKWQQNLKEGLGSTYGMLLHDGQYFEPAMRDIEAYLENSQKTVTGEVFVTLKPYHFSLNGIESKHDLMKSKFGEYGETNKAWSAEDAKGFIKILGTANKIYHSVNS, from the coding sequence ATGGAAAAAGTTGTAGTTGCATATAGCGGAGGTTTAGACACATCATATTGTGTAAAATATTTACAAAACGAGCTTAATCTAGAAGTTCACAGTGTATTAGTAAATACTGGAGGTTTTTCTTCGGAAGAATTAAAAATTGTTGAAGCTAAAGCCTATGATATGGGTGTAAAATCACATACCAATCATAGTATTTTGGATGGTTATTATGAAAAAGCCATTAAATTTATGGTGTATGGTAATGTGTTAAAGAATAATACATACCCTTTATCGGTAAGTGCAGAGCGTGTTTTTCAAGCAATAGAAGTAGTAGAATATGCTAAAAAAATAAATGCAAAATATATTGCTCACGGAAGTACAGGAGCAGGAAACGATCAAGTGCGTTTTGATATGATTTTTCAAACTTTAGCACCAGATATTGAAATTATTAGTCCTATTAGAGATTTAAAATTATCTAGAAAAGAAGAAATTGACTATTTAAAAAAACACGGTGTAGACTACCCTTGGTCTCAAGCAAAATACTCTATAAATAAAGGTATTTGGGGTACAAGTATTGGAGGTGTAGAAACCTTAACATCGCATCAAGCTTTACCTGAAGAAGCCTACCCAAGTCAGTTAGAGAAAACAGGACCAACAGATCTAAAACTTCATTTTGAAAAAGGACAATTGGTTGGAGTAAATGGTGAAATGGACACACCGGTAAACAATATTTTAAAAGTTGAAGCTATTGCATCAAAATACGCTATTGGACGTGATATTCATGTTGGAGATACCATTGTTGGTATTAAAGGTAGAGTTGGTTTTGAAGCTGCTGCCGCAACAGTAATTATTAAGGCGCATCACTTATTAGAAAAACACGTGCTTTCTAAATGGCAACAAAACTTAAAAGAAGGTTTGGGTAGTACTTATGGTATGTTATTGCATGATGGACAATATTTTGAACCTGCTATGCGAGACATTGAAGCATATTTAGAAAACTCTCAAAAAACTGTTACTGGTGAAGTTTTTGTAACTTTAAAACCATATCATTTTAGTTTAAATGGAATTGAATCTAAACATGATTTAATGAAATCTAAATTTGGTGAATATGGAGAAACTAACAAAGCTTGGAGTGCTGAAGATGCCAAAGGATTTATTAAAATATTAGGAACAGCTAATAAAATTTATCACAGCGTAAATTCATAA
- the argC gene encoding N-acetyl-gamma-glutamyl-phosphate reductase, translated as MIKVGIVGGAGYTAGELIRLLVNHPKVALDFVYSTSNAGNYICQVHQDLLGAIDLKFTGEINPNVDVLFLCLGHGNSTAFLENNSFSENTKIIDLSNDFRLNNDAVFQGKEFVYGLPELQKEKIKTAKNIANPGCFATSIELALLPLAKAGLLNSSVHINATTGATGAGVSPGATTHFAWRDNNFSIYKAFTHQHLGEIGESIKSLQNNFNKDLFFIPNRGNFSRGIFASIYLEFDESIEKAFNLFEDFYKDAVFTHISKTPINLKQVVNTNNCFLHLQKHEGMLLITSEIDNLLKGASGQAIQNMNLMFGFEETAGLKLKANSF; from the coding sequence ATGATTAAAGTTGGAATTGTTGGAGGAGCAGGATACACTGCAGGAGAATTAATTAGATTACTGGTTAATCACCCAAAAGTTGCTTTAGACTTTGTTTACAGTACATCAAATGCAGGAAACTATATTTGCCAAGTGCATCAAGATTTATTAGGTGCAATAGATTTAAAATTTACGGGAGAAATTAATCCAAATGTAGATGTCTTGTTTTTATGTTTAGGTCACGGAAATTCAACTGCATTTTTAGAAAATAATTCTTTTTCAGAAAACACAAAAATTATTGATTTAAGCAACGATTTTAGGTTGAATAATGATGCTGTTTTTCAAGGAAAAGAATTTGTGTATGGACTTCCAGAACTTCAAAAAGAAAAAATTAAAACAGCAAAAAATATTGCTAATCCAGGTTGTTTTGCAACATCAATTGAATTGGCATTATTACCATTAGCTAAAGCAGGTCTGTTAAATAGTTCGGTACATATTAACGCTACAACTGGAGCTACAGGTGCTGGTGTTTCACCAGGAGCAACAACACATTTTGCGTGGAGAGATAATAATTTTTCGATTTATAAAGCATTTACACATCAACATTTAGGTGAAATTGGAGAAAGTATAAAAAGCCTTCAAAATAATTTTAATAAAGACTTGTTTTTTATACCAAATAGAGGGAATTTTAGTCGTGGAATTTTTGCATCTATCTATTTAGAATTTGATGAAAGTATAGAAAAAGCATTTAATTTATTTGAAGATTTTTATAAAGATGCCGTTTTTACACATATATCTAAAACGCCAATAAATTTAAAACAAGTTGTAAATACAAATAATTGCTTTTTACATTTACAAAAACACGAAGGAATGTTGTTGATTACTTCAGAAATAGATAATCTATTAAAAGGAGCATCTGGTCAGGCAATTCAAAATATGAATTTAATGTTTGGTTTTGAAGAAACAGCAGGATTAAAATTAAAAGCAAATTCATTTTAG
- the proC gene encoding pyrroline-5-carboxylate reductase — MKIAILGTGNLGYSIALGILSQDNFKFKNLYLTKRNTASLESWSKLPNVKISTDNRKAVCFSDVIIIAVQPAHLQGVLEEIKEVVNPKRHTIISVVTGRKIADLETVIGNEVAIVRCMPNTAISVKQSMTCMSANSKGVKNIELAKSIFNSLGQTMCIEENLMQAATVICASGIAFWMRLIRATTQGAVQLGFDAKEAQELSMQTALGAASLLIKSGNHPEEEIDKVTTPSGCTIEGLNEMEHQGLSASLIRGLVTSFEKINQI, encoded by the coding sequence ATGAAGATTGCAATTTTAGGTACAGGAAATTTAGGGTATTCAATAGCGCTTGGAATTTTATCGCAAGATAATTTTAAGTTTAAAAATTTGTATTTAACAAAGCGAAATACAGCATCTTTAGAGTCTTGGAGTAAGTTGCCAAACGTTAAAATTTCAACCGATAATAGAAAAGCAGTTTGTTTTTCAGATGTTATAATTATTGCGGTACAGCCAGCTCATTTACAGGGCGTTTTAGAAGAAATTAAAGAGGTGGTAAACCCTAAAAGACACACTATAATTTCTGTTGTAACGGGTAGGAAAATAGCAGATCTAGAAACTGTTATTGGAAATGAAGTAGCTATTGTGAGATGTATGCCGAATACCGCAATTTCAGTTAAACAATCTATGACTTGTATGAGTGCAAATTCAAAAGGTGTTAAAAATATTGAATTGGCAAAAAGTATCTTTAATTCTTTAGGTCAAACTATGTGTATTGAAGAAAATTTAATGCAAGCAGCAACTGTTATTTGTGCTAGTGGAATTGCTTTTTGGATGCGTTTAATTAGAGCTACAACACAAGGTGCAGTTCAATTAGGTTTTGACGCTAAAGAGGCTCAAGAGTTATCTATGCAAACTGCATTAGGTGCAGCTAGTTTATTAATTAAATCAGGAAATCATCCTGAAGAAGAAATTGATAAAGTAACTACTCCAAGTGGTTGTACTATTGAAGGTTTAAACGAAATGGAACATCAAGGTTTAAGCGCTTCATTAATAAGAGGTTTAGTTACTTCTTTTGAAAAAATTAATCAGATTTAA
- a CDS encoding aspartate aminotransferase family protein, whose translation MELFDVYPLYNVTPVKAEGAYVWDDKGTKYLDLYGGHGVISVGHSHPKYVSAIKEQIEKIGFYSNSIQNPLQQELAEKLGRISGCDKYNLFLCNSGAEANENALKLASFITGRSRVVSFKNAFHGRTSAAVAATDNLNINAPINLQQEVTFLPLNNIELVVHELGKGDVAAVIIEGIQGVGGLDEGKKKFFKKVRKECKKTKTILILDEIQSGYGRSGQFFAFQHHKIKPDIITTAKGMANGFPIGGVLISKKIKAKYGMLGTTFGGNHLACAAAISVLNILEEEHLMDNVNDVYNYFLEEIKSVPKIKKVKGKGLMLGLEFDFEVGELRKKLIFDKHIFTGGSSNKNLLRILPPLTITKEQVAIFIKALKEVLV comes from the coding sequence ATGGAACTATTCGATGTTTATCCGTTGTATAATGTAACACCTGTAAAAGCTGAAGGCGCTTATGTTTGGGATGATAAAGGAACAAAATATTTAGATTTATATGGTGGCCATGGAGTTATTTCTGTGGGGCATTCGCACCCAAAGTATGTTTCAGCTATAAAAGAACAAATTGAGAAAATAGGATTTTATTCTAACTCAATTCAAAACCCGTTACAACAAGAACTAGCTGAAAAGTTAGGACGCATTTCTGGGTGTGATAAATACAATTTATTTTTATGTAATTCTGGAGCCGAAGCAAATGAAAATGCTTTAAAATTAGCCTCTTTTATCACTGGTAGAAGTAGGGTTGTTTCTTTTAAAAATGCTTTTCACGGACGAACATCAGCTGCTGTTGCAGCTACGGATAATTTAAATATAAATGCTCCTATAAATTTACAGCAAGAAGTAACTTTTCTTCCTTTAAATAATATTGAATTGGTGGTTCACGAGCTGGGTAAAGGAGATGTGGCTGCTGTAATTATTGAGGGAATTCAAGGTGTTGGTGGTTTAGATGAAGGAAAGAAAAAATTCTTTAAAAAAGTTAGAAAAGAGTGTAAAAAAACTAAAACCATATTAATTCTAGATGAAATTCAATCTGGTTACGGTAGAAGTGGTCAATTTTTTGCATTTCAACATCATAAAATTAAGCCAGATATTATTACTACTGCAAAAGGAATGGCAAACGGATTTCCAATTGGAGGTGTTTTAATTTCAAAAAAAATTAAAGCAAAATATGGTATGTTGGGTACTACTTTTGGAGGAAATCATTTGGCTTGTGCAGCAGCAATTTCAGTTTTAAATATTCTTGAAGAAGAACATTTAATGGATAATGTAAATGATGTTTACAACTATTTCTTAGAAGAAATTAAATCGGTTCCAAAAATTAAGAAAGTAAAAGGGAAAGGTTTAATGTTAGGTCTTGAATTTGATTTTGAAGTTGGCGAATTACGTAAAAAATTAATTTTTGATAAACATATTTTTACCGGAGGGTCTAGTAATAAAAATTTACTAAGAATATTACCTCCTTTAACAATAACAAAAGAACAAGTGGCTATTTTTATAAAAGCCTTAAAAGAAGTTTTAGTATAA